The nucleotide sequence atttatttttattttattttactattcgggtcacaaagactgtttattcctTCTCTGCTGGAACTGcaatattccgggataaaaaatcttatttcctTCCCAGGGTCTTAACTTAATCtttgccaaattttatctaaattgggtCAGTTCAGTTGGTAACAGACTGAGATTGAGACTGAGTTGCTTAcgcgtttataatataatgttaaataaataataatctacacccaaagtaacctaaccttatgttatgggtactaggcaacagataaacgtacttaaatatacatattaaacacccgagaccagaggcgtctttacctatggTGCAGTGTGCGTtacacacgggcgcagcggtgctAGGGGGCGCCGAGCGCCGCTCGCTACGGACGTTGGCTGGTCGCGGCACTTTCAATGACcaacgtaaaataaaatgagctctgctttgcatacattttgtatggCATCTGGAGCTCTTCTTATATTTGTCGAATTAGTTCGTTATttcttattttcacagtagcggaAAACCCAATCAAAATCGACCCAGACACAGTGACGATGGAGCTCCGCGTTTTGTGTAGTTCTGGCCCTTCGacccgatgcaaacttaacatactTAACCTAGACCTACCTacgtttctgtgtcgattaaaactgggaaaaacgcgattgtgaaaataaaattcagtaaaaaagcatatctattgggaaaaaaagcattaggaaataacgattctaGTAAATTGATCTAACTAGGGCTGCCATCTCTAAAATTTGGCTACCAGGACAAGACGCGTGAAAACCCCGGATTTTGGAGCCCAAAACACGGACATGTcaacaggtttaggtttttattaaacttggtgagtaggtataataaaatataggccaaTCAAATAAGATCCTTAAAAAGCGTTTTGATGAATAAATTTCCAACGAGCTGGAAATtgttttaataagtacctaccttcaTTTGGTTCTAAATGCGTGTAATCAGAGCTTGTCTCTTACCGCTTaaattttttctcttttttaagttttttggttCTAGAACAAAAATGGTACATCCGCCGGAAATGTTGTTCTCTTCAATATTAAAGAATGTTAAATCCTGCGTCGATTGAGCACCTAAAAGTTCAAATTCGGTTCAGTGGTAATTCGCCCGTGATTAGAAAGCTAAAGGGATTGGAGTTTACAGTAATTCTAATGTTtacgtcaaaatatgtatgaaATGACAGTTCTGACAGTCTCATTCTGATTGCGGTTTGATAATACAGCCGAAATCAAAGGTTACAAACCGAGACTCTTCTCGGTCTGTCTCGTttcatgtctgtccgtctgtctgtccgcgggtaagctcagagaccgttagtactagaaagctgtaatttgagaTGAATTTGggaaaaattatagcggctaagattgcttgagaattattagtagtttaagagtaaatagcagcctaaggtataaaatatacctaaacttggaatattcagTACAcaaaacgaaatccttagaaaaatattattttattttttcgtaatggctacggaatcctatcctgggcgtgttagacacgctcttggccggtttttttttgattatttatttttttgcgctGAATCACCCATACTCGTAGGATCAATATTTAGCGAAATATGaagggtttttgttgaaaacatagaaCAGTCTAAAAACCATTTACTAACAATAGTTTCTCAAGATGTGGATGTGATGGTAATACTGATTGTTCTCAGTGATCCTGAAAAGCCTAAATTGTTGCTTAAACCCAAAATTGGTCGAGTTACTTAAAATTACATCGAAATTGATACCTCACTtgcctagtttgtaaaatttgcatttgtTAAATGTTGGCCCTTGCCCATACCCCCTGGGAGAGGGTGGGACGTCTACATATGCCATTTTTCCTGTGCTATGCTGTTACTTGTACTTTGTACccattccattttgaccgcgagCTTACTAGGGGGCGCTAGGGTAacggttgccaactttttttacaagatataaagtatatttacgtctgagaagggaaataaacagtattttagaaaaatgaacagtattttcttcttttcatgttttaaatacaaacttttgggtgcttctcgcacaacttatcaatttagtttcatttttaaaagcttcgCAGACCTcgtcagaatcaaaactaaTTAACATCacatttagtttcatttttaaaactttagcAGTGTGCGTCAGAATCAGATCTCACGTATTGACAGACTCTTGTGACTTGACAGATTCGTTCTGAACCACCACTATTGTGACTATGCTGTACTGGCTTAGTGTGTGCTTAGTGTTAGGCAATgttgatgctgaaaacagtattttacatactttattttagttcaacagtaaaaagtataatgtagtgaaaaacagtataatacttGTTTACTTGCCCCGGGCGGCAGTTTCATGGCGCCAACTCCTTGAGACaagaaatgaagaagaaaacaagaaaaatgctactcattggcagttttaacagttttacTCAAACACTGAAGGGAGGGGGCGCCACCACCAAGGTTTTGCCCCGGTTCGCAACAAACATAGATCCGGGGCTGCTAACTACTGGGCTATCTGGTTGTTGAAGTTAGTAAGGATGGATTGAGTTATATGTAGTATTTATTTACCACTAGGAGCCACAATCAAATTTTGGTCAGATTTAAAAACATgattttatgttatgtatgaaaCAGGAACCCTCTCCGTGTAATTCAGCTCGCATTTATCCTGTTTTCAATCTACGTATAAGAATAGCTTTAGATGGAATCTCATTTTcacagtaggtatttaaaaaaaatattattcgtgatACCTTAACCATGATATGTTATCTTCACCTTGTGACCTCCTTATCTTTGATCTTTAGTCAGgctatgtaaatatatatacaaacgTTATGTTATTATTACCCTCACTGCATGAAGTaagatgttatttattttacattaggATATTTTGTTTTGTCACTGTTGCAAACTTAACAAAGCTGATGTAATttaagatagtttttttttatcttgtatGTTTAAAATCCTAATCTAGTCAATTGATTCTGAACTTAATGTTGTGTATGAGTTTAATTTTGGaaacttgtgtttttttttaagcactAAGTATTTATATTAAAGCTGCTAAGAAAAGTGACTAAGAAGGTCAGTTCAAGGGTTGTTTAAACTCGACAACTCGACTAAACATCTTGCCAGGTCATTCTTTAGatagcataaaataaatattccttttttttaagtggtcgctTCAGGATCTGGAGTGGACCTTCAGGACGACTTTCTTGACAAAATAATGGTCATCTCCCCTTTCTCTAAACActgcagtgctggagtccggatTTCGTACTTGGCAATatatttgataatttaatagtaaataatttgatGGTTTTCATATTGGGTTATCTACTGCACAGGTGCAATGGTCCAGCAGCAACATCTACAGCACGCAGGACgaggccgccgccgcgctggtCGCGCGAGGGATCCCTATCTACGCCTGGAAGGGCGAGACCGAAGAGGAGTACACCTGGTGCATAGAACAGACTCTTGTCTTTGCTGATGGAAAGGTGAATTTACAACTTTACATTagtcaaacaaaagaaacaaacaattgaATCTTTGTGCTATTTTCAACTGGGTTCAAAAATATGAGGTTATCAATTGGGTACATAGACTATACCTATCTATCAgggaaactgaatcacataccagggtggatcctttgtactactaatgtcatgttgacatcccacacgttttccaaagaaatcatagcaaaatagattatgaaaaggttccatcctagTAAGTATgtgatttagtttccttgaCTTACCTACATCTAACTAGATTTTACCCAGGGCTTCTCTCGCGTAACCCCTTCTAGTACCTAGTATcgggcagttgaattaaaattctgggattttactaaattcttatGGATGGGAACgctcaaaaattacattgtacttattgtttttgtgactttttttttatcccacacacacacactataattttcgcatttacaatattagtcaGATATTGTCAGAATTGCACAGTTTCGTATGTTAGTTACTAAGCTATTATATACCAGCCAGTATTACTAACAGTTTGTATATATCAGCTTCTAAACATGTGTTCCAAAATTCATAAGTCAAACtatttatgtttgtatgtttttttgttggACTAGGGACAGTCCAACTTAGTGAATGTCCAGtgaagtttcatcaaaatcagttaaagactaacccccttattcataaacgacaatcagacctattttagttaaaatgccgctaaaattcgtttgtccttatctgtcacttcgacatttgtatttgttagaaacgGACAAAGCATTtcttagttaacataggcttgttaagttttatgaataagggggtaagtgtGTATAAGTCACTAGGTGCTTGCTTTCATAACGTAATTCTTAGACATGTCACACTCGTAAAACACAAAAACCtatttaagtaaaattgttcaaagggaaaaaaatacctaaattagTTTCGGTTAGATAGTTCGAGCTAAAAGtcacataaaaaattaaactgacttcaaaactgtaatttatttacttaattaccaAAATAGGGAGATTGGAAAGAAATTTTACATGAGTACTTTATGTCTAATTAGGGTCTCTCCAaacctatcgacgcggaatcggctttagccgatcaaaaaactctcatgtccacgcaataagagcgaaaaagacgtcttcccgtcgttaaacgtcgtttcgcgtcggccgagcccattgacgtctttttcgctcttattgcgtggacataaagttTTTTGATCAGCTAAAGCCGATTCTGCGTCGAtcgatgtggggagacccttaaTTTACACAGCAGCAACCTCAAAAATATAGTTGGCATATTTACTTTAGATTTTATATCAATCATTTTGTACATTTCAGCCCTTGAACATGATTCTGGATGATGGTGGTGATCTAACAAATTTGGTGCACAAGAAATATCCTCAATATTTAGAGGGTATCAAAGGATTATCGGAAGAAACTACGACAGGAGTGCACAATCTTTACAAGATGTTCAGGGAGGGAACTCTGAAAGTACCAGCTATTAATGTAAATGACTCTGTGACCAAGAGCAAGTTTGACAACTTATATGGTTGCAGGGAGTCGTTGCTTGATGGAATCAAGAGAGCAACAGACATTATGGTCGCCGGAAAAGTTTGTGTTGTAGCTGGTTATGGAGATGTAGGCAAGGGTTGTGCCCAAGCCTTCAAAGGATTTGGAGGCAGGGTTATTGTTACAGAAATCGACCCAATTAATGCACTCCAAGCTGCAATGGAAGGTTTCCAAGTTACTACTATGGAGGAAGCTGCAGAGgttgggcagatatttgtgacTACTACTGGAAACCTTGATATTATTTGCAAAGAACACTTTTTGAGAATGAAAGATGATGTTATTGTATGCAACATTGGTCACTTTGACTGTGAAGTGGATGTTGCTTGGTTGGAAAACAACGCAAAGAAAGTAAACATTAAGCCACAGGTTGACAGATATGAGCTTGAGAATGGCAATCACATTATTGTGCTTGCTGCAGGTCGTCTGGTTAATTTGGGATGTGCCACTGGTCACTCATCATTTGTTATGTCCAATTCGTTTACCAATCAAGTTCTGGCACAAATTGAACTATGGACAAGCCATAACCAATACGCCATCGGCGTTCATACTCTGCCCAAGAAACTGGATGAAGAAGTAGCGGCTCTCCATCTGGACCACTTGGGAGTGAAGCTCACGAAGCTGACGTCCAAGCAAGCCAAATACATTGGCGTTCCCGTTGAGGGGCCATACAAGCCAGACCACTACAGATACTAACTTTTCTACCATGTTGCTTTGTTCTTGTTTGAAGACAATATCAATATTGTACTTACTTTCAGGAGAGTATTTATATGATGTATAAACAACTTTTCGATGAAGTATCTTTGCGCTATATGTATGCCAACAAACTGTACACACTGATTAACCAGTAAACAAGTACTTGATGCATTTTATTGTGATATGCCATAATTATGGTATAGGTGTTTAAGTGAAAGCTACAGTGTTTATTTCTGTAATAAAATCAATCTTCTAATGATTCTATTAAATGGATTGTTCATGCATAACAACAAACATCTTTTATTGACCTACTTAACATTTGCAAAATTCATAATTATGTAGGTTACAATTTAGTTTGACTATCAGCATTCTTAAACTTGAGCTGAATTTAGTGTCCTCTTTCAGATGGGGTTAATGAACGCCTAAATAATTGTCGCCCTGGAATGTAAGGaatgtaaaaataattcgtGGACTGTAGACAAATTATTATCTACAGTCCGGGTCGACAATTATTTAGAGGTAAGAACCCAAACATGGGCGATGGGATTGGGAGGGGAGCGGAAGGGCGCGCGCGACCTTGCACCCCTCTGGCATAGGAGAAAATAGACATCAATATCTCCAtagtcaaaaccgtttataacgATATCAATATTTGGTTGTTAAAACCAGTGTTGTTTTGGTAAACGGTAGGTTTAACCCTtctttgcatgttttttttttacttgtgaaTTAAATCAGGATAATGTTAGTTGACCTCTACATTAAggtaaaaatgttataagatgataaaggatgatgatgatgttaagtTATAAGATTAACGGAATATATtagagatgcaacggatatccggccactattttactattcggtcgaataccggatagttgcgtgctatccggccggataccggatggtAAATAACTTAGTTtgattaaaaactggtatttGTTTATGAACTAATTgacatcagtttattattctaaggggctgttttaccacccattgattaattttgactgacggataaatgtgataccgactcgcgtctattcaaacagaaacgacatcatatttacccgtcagttaaaattaatcaaaggctggtgaaacagcccctaaattaattaattatactctacAAGTTGCAATTGCAACCTGCACGGAGTGTTATGCGCCTGTTCAAATTAgcttaatttaagtaattgtaCGTAAAACTAGGCCGAATATCCGGCCAACGGCCCGCcgaatatccggtatccggccaaacCACTATCCGTTTCATCACTAGCTAGAGtatatctattttttaatatgatgGAAATATCCATCATTATGCAAATTCTGATCTTAAGCgtagtactaaataaataaaacatttttttttatgtaggtgatagttcttattttattttatacaacagttacaaaatatttactataCGTGACATTTCGGAAAAcagatatataattatttattttgcccaAGCTGACACAAAGACTTGGtcaattagttatttattgtatgaataatacataaTTCGCCATACTTTACGAGCGAAGTCGTTGCATAATGATGTAAATTTCCATCACATACTTTCGAGTtactttattttcgaatttcgaaaatttATGCACAAAAGTAACATAATATCGAATAACACACCTATCACacatttatttttccgaataaatcaatatttttgcaGTAATAATATCCTCCAGAATACAGCTAGAAGAAGGTCAACAGTTTTCGTAAATGGCGCGAAACGGCGAGCCCGCGAATTCAAATTTGAAATGTCGAaattctgtttatttatttttcacaacTATGTTCCATTTCATGCTGTACTGTTGTTGAAACTTGACagtcctaaaaataaatatcaatcacCCGCAAAACTACCTTTAATTAAAAGGACAATGTTATGATGGAAATTTCCATCACCATGCTGccatttttgttaaagtttttCTCCTAGTcgactccaataattattcgtgatagacttatattctttaaaaccgactaagagcatgtcggacggaaacaaataagtaatatttttctaagactcgtattttatacggaatcttccaagtttacgtatattttataccttataggctacgtatattttatacctcataggccgctatttactcttaaactactaatcattccaaagaaaacttagccgttatagttttccttgaaagtttgatatacttactaccatactaccattctgttttttttttttatttttcaccggtttagattttagaggggggggacgctcgattttaatgaaaatttgcactttaaagttgaatattttgcaaacaaatcactgaatcgaaaaatcgttttagcaaccccctaatgatttcaaaagacctatccaacgataccccatactacaagtttggatgagaatattatattattttaaaaccatatttatgaattattacgtaaaaaataattaggtctTGGCACATACAATGGGGGAGGGGTTAAAAGTAGGCACATTGTATGGGTACGATCCCTAAGATCAGCATGGGTTTTTCCCTTAGATGCAGAATTGCAGATGCAATGCACCCCCCTGAACATTATCCTGCCGGCGCCTATGACATACTCTACTATTAACACACCCAGGTTCAATAATTAGTTGAATACTCAAAGATTGgccctaaaaagaaaaaagaggtGCCCCTTCGACTTCTTTAACCTCTTCACTGCCTGAGTCATCCAGTCATGACAGCCAATAGAATGCCTCGCAGAtcacggtcatctatacatgaccaacattcgaCTCGAAATTAATAAAGTTGATTTGtcactggtttttctgtggcatAGAGCATGTCACTTTGTTTTGTGGCAGTGATGAGGTTAACACAAATTCATAAAAGTTGTAGCTTGCTGACCCCCCCCTGGGACAGAACCAAGTGACCATGGAACCACTGgtctacaaataaaattaaaaccagttcacattttttttagttaggtaattttattatgGCTACTTATTTATAGTATTAAGTATTATGAATACTATTATGAAGcataaaatttaagtaattcTTCAACTTTAGGCTTTAAAATACACTTGTCACGCAAATTAATTACCCATCCAGGTTCCAGACCATAGAAGATCTGTCTCGGGTCTTTCCTTACACATAACATGTTAAATTTTGGATCTTTCTCTAATTCTGGCAACTGATACCCATacttttgagacaacttaagCCTTTCTTGAGAAATCTTTTCAGGATCTGCCAGATATCCCCTAAACTCAGCACTTGTATAGTATTCAATGGCATCAGGTGGAGGGATCATTCTCCTCGGAATAGCTTGTCCAGATTCGAAGAACTTCTTGGGATTCTTTAAAAGAAAAAGACTGTGGGGATCATAATATGCTGTTGTGATGGTGCCACCATTCTTTTCTACTGCCGCTATAACCTGCTCACTGGCCCACTGAACCTCAATGTTAATTTTTGCATCAAATATATCAGCTCCCTCATCAGTCAAGTTTATACCGAAGTGTTTTTGATCAGGGAAAATGTTGTACAGGCCAGTTCTTATAATACTTGCTATATCAATAGGCTTTGTAATATCCACACGATCCTTGTCTATTAAGCTTTGCAAGGCATGCAAAGAAAGGGGAGGATACTGCCTTCTGAAGCTGAAAATAATAAGCAATGTGATTAACTATATATAAAGTAGCATTTTTTTACTGCTGTAACTGACTGATTATACCAGTATGTGATACTTACTGATGTCCCTTATAGTAATGTTCCTGAGGAATTCTTAGGTAGAAAGGATTGTTTCCTGTCTCATATCCCAATCTCATGTAATTCTGCCTCTGGCCTGAGCCCTTGTTACCAGCACCATGTTTGTCACCACCATGCTGCCCACGTCCTcttttttgctataaaataaaacattattagtATCATTATGGACTGTTTTGGTGGTCAAAGCTGCTCTGTCAACGTACAGCCAAACTAAGTCTATAAAGCTAAAATTTGGACTAAAGAATCCTTTTGTAACGAAAAGTCGTATTAGGAacggatttttagaaattcacaAGGGATACGGAAGTTTACATGGCTGGGTTAACGTTGTTTCTTTCACTAGGTAGAAATCGCGAGCATTgagtataatattttaaaacaaggtttttatacatattACTCCATTCTTTTCACTGTCGATATtgctacttactgtttttcgTGAGCCTGGATTATCACGTATATTTGCAAGTGATATCCTAGGTAAAGATCTTATCATTGACAGCGATTTCTCGGTTATTTGGCGAGACCCCATGTTATTTTAGGTCCTAAAATAGCCAATTCCTGAAACCATCAAAACTGATACCGACACTAGtgacaaaagatttttttttattgaatttaatttaaggttaGTTGAAGTGAAGTTAGGTTAACTAAGTATATTATGTCAATTTatgtcaacattttttttttatttcgtccGTTTGGATAGGCTTAAGCGTAGtggttatattatttttggacTTAGCTTAAGCGGTATGTATTCGTTACTGAGTAACGAGTATCTGATTTGAAGTAACGAATCGTTACTCACTAATACGTCTTGAATCGGAAACGATAGCTAATTACAGAAAAGGGGTAGAAAAAGTGGAAAGTAATGAATCAAAGCAGCTGACATAACATTTATAAAGCACCAGTTTTTGAGCAATATTGGTCGTACTCAGTTCTGTTCTGGTTCAACTGtcattctttaattattttacattttactaaGAGTAAGAGTAGCGCGTTTAACCAAAAAAAACAACTCCTCAGCTTTATAATAttgacataaattaaaattaattattataattacaatattagtttatatttattacaataatcacttaaaaatatacatcataaaaaaaaaacagttactgtGCGTCACATCTAGACAGACGGACGATACGATAACGATACCGGTCGGTTTCGCTATGTATAAACTACGTTCGTTCATACCGTACGGTGACGGGATGCGGTGTTTCTGCTTCATGGTCGCATCAAAAGTAACGATACGAGTAACGATATGATAGTAACGAGTACTGGTTAATAAAGTAACGAAAACCTTGGTAGGTGGGCTActatcgaagttcgtgtcgttcggaccctctgacacatactatttaatacgagagcgagagggacggtacaatacgaacggacggtacgatgcggtccctctgacacttatactatttaagacgagagcgagagggacggtacgatacgaacttacttacttatgtaccgtccctctcgctctcgta is from Choristoneura fumiferana chromosome 3, NRCan_CFum_1, whole genome shotgun sequence and encodes:
- the Ahcy gene encoding adenosylhomocysteinase — protein: MKPPYKIADEKLAELGRNEIMLAEKEMPGLMACRRKYAAAQILKGARIAGSLHMTVQTAVLIETLIELGAQVQWSSSNIYSTQDEAAAALVARGIPIYAWKGETEEEYTWCIEQTLVFADGKPLNMILDDGGDLTNLVHKKYPQYLEGIKGLSEETTTGVHNLYKMFREGTLKVPAINVNDSVTKSKFDNLYGCRESLLDGIKRATDIMVAGKVCVVAGYGDVGKGCAQAFKGFGGRVIVTEIDPINALQAAMEGFQVTTMEEAAEVGQIFVTTTGNLDIICKEHFLRMKDDVIVCNIGHFDCEVDVAWLENNAKKVNIKPQVDRYELENGNHIIVLAAGRLVNLGCATGHSSFVMSNSFTNQVLAQIELWTSHNQYAIGVHTLPKKLDEEVAALHLDHLGVKLTKLTSKQAKYIGVPVEGPYKPDHYRY
- the mRpL15 gene encoding mitochondrial ribosomal protein L15 → MGSRQITEKSLSMIRSLPRISLANIRDNPGSRKTQKRGRGQHGGDKHGAGNKGSGQRQNYMRLGYETGNNPFYLRIPQEHYYKGHHFRRQYPPLSLHALQSLIDKDRVDITKPIDIASIIRTGLYNIFPDQKHFGINLTDEGADIFDAKINIEVQWASEQVIAAVEKNGGTITTAYYDPHSLFLLKNPKKFFESGQAIPRRMIPPPDAIEYYTSAEFRGYLADPEKISQERLKLSQKYGYQLPELEKDPKFNMLCVRKDPRQIFYGLEPGWVINLRDKCILKPKVEELLKFYAS